The following are encoded together in the Poseidonibacter lekithochrous genome:
- a CDS encoding DNA polymerase III subunit gamma/tau — protein MSDMMEKRVLALKYRPHRFEDLVGQSTVSQTLSLALDSNRLSHAYLFSGLRGSGKTSTARIMAKALLCFEGPTSKPCEVCDNCKSANANRHLDIIEMDAASNRGIDDIKDLIEHTKYKPSSARFKVFIIDEVHMLTTQAFNALLKTLEEPPGFVKFILATTDPLKLPATILSRTQHFRFNKIASSDVIHHLSHILNEENIDYESSALEILARTGQGSLRDTLTMLDQAIIFSKGKVTTSAVVDMLGLIDPEVMDKIFTVVLNKGDITTIVRELENYEVSQVCDEMTIFLKHKMLAKDTRFDLLLFDRFFRILSDAKQLLAMNSDGGFVLILTLMKMVEAVDIKTIDDIINQIQRIEPSQDVAPMVVQSPVAPVAPLVEPTPVIQEPTPVKEAEAVVSAPIVEEKIVEEVKNETPIEERSTVEEELKNIVVEGVVNSNPFDDMPSSAPSVTPIPEPIMMPDDLPETKIEELTPADEVLVESTSFVDLGLVDAIETVSYPNPFDEGMSAPIENQPVPEQTQAMQTPTPVVEQKQEELITPPAPNESLETVVDEAVKEIVSQEVEVQAVEQQVPFNPSADVEVVPVEEPIPSKKTEVVENVLYIKLTEKVYDRDYSLGECFEKNFIFRGFTDNKLSIASYAQGDDRKFLYKHFALIRTFAQDIFGNEVELDFKKEEPRQA, from the coding sequence ATGAGTGATATGATGGAAAAAAGAGTTTTAGCGTTAAAGTATAGACCTCATAGATTTGAAGATTTAGTAGGTCAAAGTACAGTTTCTCAAACTTTATCATTAGCGTTAGATTCAAATAGATTATCTCACGCATATTTATTCAGTGGATTAAGAGGAAGTGGTAAGACTTCTACTGCTAGAATCATGGCAAAAGCTTTATTATGTTTTGAGGGTCCTACTTCAAAACCATGTGAAGTATGTGATAATTGTAAAAGTGCAAATGCAAATAGACACTTGGATATTATAGAAATGGATGCTGCTTCAAATAGAGGTATTGATGATATCAAAGACCTGATTGAGCATACAAAATACAAACCAAGTTCTGCTAGATTTAAAGTATTTATAATCGATGAAGTTCATATGCTTACTACTCAAGCATTTAATGCTTTATTAAAAACACTAGAAGAACCTCCTGGATTTGTGAAGTTTATTCTTGCAACTACAGACCCACTTAAATTACCTGCAACAATTCTTTCAAGAACTCAGCATTTTAGATTTAATAAAATTGCATCTTCTGATGTAATTCATCATTTATCACATATTTTAAATGAAGAAAATATTGATTATGAATCATCTGCTTTAGAGATTTTAGCAAGAACTGGACAAGGAAGTTTAAGAGATACTTTAACTATGCTTGACCAAGCTATTATTTTCTCAAAAGGAAAAGTAACTACATCTGCTGTTGTTGATATGCTTGGACTTATTGACCCTGAAGTAATGGACAAAATATTTACTGTTGTATTAAATAAAGGTGACATTACTACTATTGTAAGAGAGTTAGAAAACTATGAAGTATCACAAGTATGTGATGAAATGACAATTTTCTTAAAACACAAAATGTTAGCAAAAGATACAAGATTTGATTTACTTTTATTTGATAGATTCTTTAGAATTTTAAGTGATGCAAAACAATTACTTGCTATGAATTCTGATGGTGGATTTGTACTTATTTTAACATTAATGAAAATGGTAGAAGCTGTTGATATTAAAACTATTGACGATATTATCAATCAAATTCAAAGAATTGAACCAAGTCAAGATGTTGCACCAATGGTAGTACAATCACCAGTGGCTCCTGTAGCACCTCTAGTTGAACCAACACCAGTAATACAAGAACCAACTCCTGTAAAAGAAGCTGAAGCAGTTGTTTCTGCTCCTATTGTTGAAGAAAAGATAGTTGAAGAAGTAAAAAATGAAACACCTATTGAAGAGAGATCAACAGTAGAAGAAGAGTTGAAAAATATTGTAGTTGAAGGTGTTGTTAACTCTAATCCTTTTGATGATATGCCAAGTTCAGCTCCAAGTGTTACACCAATTCCTGAGCCTATTATGATGCCAGATGATTTACCTGAAACTAAAATAGAAGAGTTAACACCAGCTGATGAAGTATTAGTAGAGTCCACTTCTTTTGTAGATTTAGGTTTAGTAGATGCTATTGAAACTGTGTCTTATCCTAATCCTTTTGATGAGGGAATGTCTGCACCTATTGAAAACCAACCAGTACCAGAGCAAACTCAAGCTATGCAAACGCCAACACCAGTAGTTGAGCAAAAACAAGAAGAGCTTATAACTCCACCTGCACCTAATGAGAGTTTAGAAACAGTAGTTGATGAAGCAGTAAAAGAAATAGTTTCTCAAGAAGTTGAAGTTCAAGCAGTTGAGCAACAAGTACCATTTAATCCAAGTGCAGATGTTGAAGTTGTACCTGTTGAAGAACCAATACCAAGTAAAAAAACTGAAGTTGTAGAGAATGTTTTATATATTAAATTAACTGAAAAAGTTTATGATAGAGATTATTCACTTGGTGAATGTTTTGAGAAAAACTTTATTTTCAGAGGTTTTACTGATAATAAACTTTCAATTGCTTCTTATGCTCAAGGTGATGATAGAAAATTCTTATATAAACACTTTGCTTTAATAAGAACATTTGCTCAAGATATCTTTGGAAACGAAGTTGAGCTAGATTTTAAAAAGGAAGAACCCCGACAAGCTTAA
- a CDS encoding hydrolase translates to MRINVEETLFCLVDVQDRLYPYMTNKDEIEKNLVTLVKGLKTLEVPFIVNEQYKKGIGETIPSLREFVDPDPHFEKTTFSCCKNEPTMEAIKNAGKKVVIVAGIETHVCVLQTCIDLLEAGLQPVLVTDCVTSRKQKDTDMALERLIQAGVIPTTYESILFELTVNAKNPVFKQISSLVK, encoded by the coding sequence ATGAGAATTAATGTGGAAGAAACACTATTTTGTTTAGTTGATGTACAAGATAGACTTTACCCTTATATGACAAACAAAGATGAAATCGAGAAAAACTTAGTAACATTAGTAAAAGGTCTTAAGACTTTAGAAGTTCCATTTATTGTAAATGAACAATATAAAAAAGGAATTGGGGAAACAATCCCAAGTTTACGAGAATTTGTTGATCCTGATCCTCACTTTGAGAAAACTACTTTTTCTTGTTGTAAAAATGAACCAACTATGGAAGCTATTAAAAATGCAGGAAAAAAAGTAGTAATTGTTGCTGGTATTGAAACTCATGTTTGTGTTTTACAAACTTGTATTGATTTATTAGAAGCTGGATTACAACCTGTATTAGTTACAGATTGTGTAACTTCAAGAAAACAAAAAGATACAGATATGGCACTGGAGAGATTAATTCAAGCAGGAGTAATTCCTACTACTTATGAGTCAATTTTATTTGAGCTAACAGTTAACGCAAAAAATCCAGTATTTAAGCAAATATCTAGCCTAGTAAAATAA
- a CDS encoding sensor domain-containing diguanylate cyclase, translating into MNKAFDFNPYEALKSILEATSLHIGKDFIKSAADEIKKLYKADLVFITKAVNFNPTTKVEVLYATNKNIPKEFELVGTPCELVFQNKIVEIHENVNKDFYKERNSGFESFYGVPINNDGNECIGHISIFSKEKRKLAKELEDIALIYSRKIEREIFRLELEIENDKIREELEKLTITDPLTNTYNRRHFINSCSDLFQQVKRCSIKATLAYIDIDDFKNINDKFGHDGGDKVLTEFSNILKDQTRNGIDKIYRIGGEEFCILSINATLDSTYLHLNRLMNTSNTYFENSQYGKITLSVGLVEFTKELENFNDLVNIADKKMYQAKKNGKNTIVK; encoded by the coding sequence ATGAATAAGGCATTTGATTTTAACCCATATGAAGCATTAAAATCAATACTAGAAGCAACATCCTTACATATAGGAAAAGATTTTATAAAATCTGCTGCTGATGAAATTAAAAAACTATATAAAGCTGATTTAGTATTTATCACTAAAGCTGTTAATTTTAATCCAACTACAAAAGTTGAAGTATTATATGCAACTAACAAAAATATACCAAAAGAATTTGAATTAGTTGGCACGCCTTGTGAATTAGTATTTCAAAACAAAATTGTAGAAATTCATGAAAATGTAAATAAGGATTTTTATAAAGAAAGAAATTCAGGCTTTGAAAGCTTTTATGGTGTTCCAATAAATAATGATGGAAATGAATGTATTGGACATATTTCAATATTCTCAAAAGAAAAAAGAAAATTAGCAAAAGAACTTGAAGATATAGCATTGATTTATTCACGTAAAATTGAGCGAGAAATCTTTAGATTAGAACTTGAAATAGAAAATGACAAGATTAGAGAAGAGTTGGAAAAGCTTACAATTACTGACCCCTTAACTAATACTTACAATAGACGACACTTTATTAATTCATGTTCTGATTTATTCCAACAAGTAAAAAGATGTAGTATAAAAGCCACACTTGCTTATATAGATATTGATGACTTTAAAAATATTAATGATAAGTTTGGACATGATGGTGGAGATAAAGTATTAACTGAATTCTCTAATATCTTAAAAGATCAAACAAGAAATGGAATTGATAAGATTTATAGAATTGGAGGAGAAGAGTTTTGTATTCTTAGTATAAATGCAACTTTAGATTCTACATATTTACATCTAAATAGACTTATGAATACTTCAAATACATACTTTGAAAATAGTCAATATGGAAAAATCACATTAAGTGTTGGATTAGTTGAATTTACAAAAGAGCTTGAGAATTTTAATGATTTAGTAAACATAGCAGATAAGAAAATGTATCAAGCTAAAAAGAATGGAAAAAATACAATTGTAAAATAA
- the hemC gene encoding hydroxymethylbilane synthase: MEKLVIATRRSQLALWQSEYIKAKLQEHYPDMEVELQEFVTKGDKILDVPLAKIGGKGLFTKELELAMLNGDAHIAVHSLKDVPTKFEEGLELGAVTKRFDARDALLSNKYASFEDLPQGAVIGTTSLRRRMAIKLIRPDIELLDLRGNINTRIAKLNAGEYDAIILATTGVQKLGIENEVKYFTPISTDIMIPSMGQATLGIEVTSNEEIKKIVSVLNDKDAHIESTIERSFVDTLQGGCQVPIGVKATILDDKEIRLQAIVGMPDGTETIKDDIKISIDDYETAGIELAKVFISKGAKELLERAEKVAFK, translated from the coding sequence ATGGAAAAATTAGTTATTGCAACAAGAAGAAGTCAATTAGCATTATGGCAAAGTGAATATATCAAAGCGAAATTACAAGAACATTATCCAGATATGGAAGTTGAACTTCAAGAATTCGTAACAAAAGGTGATAAAATCCTTGATGTTCCTTTAGCAAAAATTGGTGGGAAAGGTCTTTTTACTAAAGAACTTGAACTTGCTATGTTAAATGGTGATGCGCATATTGCTGTTCACTCATTAAAAGATGTACCAACTAAATTTGAAGAGGGATTAGAACTTGGAGCTGTTACAAAAAGATTTGATGCTAGAGATGCTTTATTAAGTAATAAATATGCTTCTTTTGAAGATTTACCGCAAGGTGCTGTTATTGGTACTACAAGTTTAAGAAGAAGAATGGCAATTAAACTAATCAGACCTGATATTGAACTTTTGGATTTAAGAGGAAATATTAATACTAGAATTGCTAAGTTAAATGCTGGTGAGTATGATGCAATTATTCTTGCAACTACAGGGGTTCAAAAATTAGGAATTGAAAATGAAGTAAAATACTTTACTCCTATTTCAACTGATATTATGATTCCTTCTATGGGACAAGCAACTTTAGGAATTGAAGTTACTTCTAATGAAGAGATTAAAAAAATTGTTTCTGTATTAAATGACAAAGATGCACATATTGAATCTACAATTGAGAGATCTTTTGTTGATACTCTACAAGGTGGGTGTCAAGTGCCAATAGGTGTAAAAGCTACAATCTTAGATGATAAAGAGATTAGACTTCAAGCAATCGTTGGAATGCCTGATGGAACTGAGACTATTAAAGATGATATTAAAATATCAATTGATGATTACGAGACTGCTGGAATTGAACTTGCAAAAGTTTTCATCTCAAAAGGTGCAAAAGAACTTCTAGAAAGAGCTGAAAAAGTAGCTTTTAAATAA
- a CDS encoding DsbA family protein, translating to MKIAFKLLCSSILCSTFLFANADDNVIDFEINRLEKNPDIEVLSVEIATKKELPVKGWNGYILDVEAKVKSNKVINAKDVLFSDGEYIALDLLDAKTGKSLKDIVTPNLTANYYDESKLIAGNHKAKDKLVVFSDPLCPFCMDYIPDVIKYVNKNSNKIALYYYHYPLLKLHPAAGPLSKIMEVAKHLNIKNLELRVYEMDWDKYFKSNERDEAKILKAFNTEFKTNITLKDISIYKVKSELNSDIQMGKDVMVSGTPSIFVNGVKDNTRLKFETLGK from the coding sequence ATGAAGATAGCTTTTAAATTATTATGTTCGTCCATTTTATGCTCAACTTTTTTATTTGCAAATGCTGATGACAATGTAATAGATTTTGAAATAAATAGATTAGAAAAGAACCCTGATATTGAAGTTCTAAGTGTAGAAATAGCTACAAAAAAAGAACTACCAGTAAAAGGTTGGAATGGGTACATCTTAGATGTAGAAGCAAAGGTTAAATCTAATAAAGTAATTAATGCAAAAGATGTACTTTTCTCTGATGGAGAGTATATTGCTCTTGATTTATTAGATGCTAAAACTGGAAAATCTTTAAAAGATATTGTAACTCCAAATTTGACAGCTAATTACTATGATGAATCTAAGTTAATTGCTGGAAATCATAAGGCAAAAGATAAACTAGTAGTTTTCTCTGATCCTTTATGTCCATTTTGTATGGATTATATCCCAGATGTAATAAAGTATGTGAATAAAAATAGTAATAAAATTGCATTATACTATTATCATTATCCTTTGTTAAAATTACATCCAGCAGCAGGTCCTTTATCAAAAATAATGGAAGTTGCTAAACATCTAAATATCAAAAATCTTGAATTAAGAGTTTATGAGATGGATTGGGATAAATACTTCAAATCTAACGAAAGAGATGAAGCAAAGATTTTAAAAGCATTTAACACTGAATTTAAAACAAATATCACACTAAAAGATATTTCAATTTATAAAGTAAAAAGTGAATTAAACTCTGATATCCAAATGGGTAAAGACGTTATGGTTAGTGGTACACCGTCAATTTTTGTTAATGGTGTAAAAGATAATACAAGATTAAAATTTGAGACATTAGGAAAATAG
- a CDS encoding substrate-binding domain-containing protein, producing MKHYIFKLIILMCAFNILNAGNSDYFAIDEYIEFTNQEKISNDFIAQIQKDAVKIKQENKKIRIVLVYPGKQLTDYWMKSKVSFEKRLNELGINYELVLHFTKPHVETRVQSKLLLKAIKDNTDYLVFVLDASKHAKFIERIMSREKPKLILQNITTPLRKWQKDQPFLYVGFDHMLGSQMLANYYIKKTKGKGKYAVLYTSNGYIGYMRGTKFIDYVSKNSDLKVVHEYYTNTSKDKARLATLDLLKIDPDVKFIYACSTDIALGVVEALKEKNLVGKVLVNGWGGGNSELKAIQDGFMDVTVMRMNDDNGVAMAEGIKLDLENRRDKIPTIFSGDFALVERGIKQEELEKLKKRAFRYTSDDDK from the coding sequence ATGAAACATTACATTTTCAAATTAATTATTTTAATGTGTGCATTCAATATTTTGAATGCAGGTAATTCAGACTATTTTGCTATTGATGAGTATATAGAATTTACTAATCAAGAGAAAATAAGTAATGATTTTATTGCACAAATTCAAAAAGATGCAGTAAAAATAAAACAAGAGAATAAGAAAATTAGAATAGTTTTAGTTTACCCTGGTAAACAACTAACTGACTATTGGATGAAAAGTAAAGTTTCATTTGAGAAACGACTTAATGAACTTGGAATAAACTATGAGTTAGTTCTTCATTTCACAAAACCTCACGTTGAAACAAGAGTTCAATCAAAACTACTTTTAAAAGCTATCAAAGATAATACAGATTATTTAGTATTTGTATTAGATGCTAGTAAACACGCTAAATTCATTGAAAGAATTATGAGTAGAGAAAAACCAAAATTAATTCTTCAAAATATCACAACACCTTTACGAAAATGGCAAAAAGACCAACCTTTTTTATATGTAGGATTTGATCATATGCTAGGTAGTCAAATGTTAGCTAATTACTATATCAAAAAAACAAAAGGAAAAGGTAAATATGCCGTTTTATATACATCAAATGGTTATATTGGATATATGAGAGGTACAAAATTTATTGATTATGTATCAAAGAATTCAGACTTAAAAGTAGTACATGAATATTATACAAATACAAGTAAAGACAAAGCTAGATTAGCAACATTAGATTTACTTAAAATTGATCCAGATGTAAAATTTATTTATGCTTGCTCAACTGATATTGCCTTAGGTGTAGTAGAAGCACTTAAGGAAAAAAATTTAGTAGGAAAAGTTTTAGTAAATGGATGGGGCGGTGGAAATAGCGAATTAAAAGCTATTCAAGATGGCTTTATGGATGTAACTGTTATGAGAATGAATGATGATAATGGTGTTGCTATGGCTGAAGGTATTAAGCTTGATTTAGAAAACAGAAGAGATAAAATACCAACAATCTTTTCAGGGGATTTTGCTCTTGTTGAGAGAGGAATAAAACAAGAAGAACTAGAAAAACTTAAAAAAAGGGCATTCAGGTATACATCTGATGATGACAAATAA
- a CDS encoding PAS domain-containing protein encodes MTNKKLSLSLLNSLLLLVFFIVLSIAVLFSTYINTQKVVDKNIDDYFKQTYNITKLIIENEQNNLDNIVSKISKEFENINDLNNPDSISYKIETLSYIDSIDLLFFKKNNEVYDYSNSLFDTESIIDEIRKIKSSINHKIINIKVNNEDIVLMISTKQIIDNNTGRVQAVIYAAKILNNNFALLNDIKSKSKQVDMHIFFDNNIIASTQKNIAIDLSRFYHNSVDIGDRTIYSSMWYEIFENKSLNIIYVTKNNSFDVLKESFLHQAFVLLLFLIFCFILLYYLSNKFIIKPFSKLLNYAYKVKDDKSIRYENTKVLEFDKFAYELKGIISELRDVKEQYSRAIDGVQDGLWDVDLKNKKIFYSPRFLTMLGYSSHDIKTYKSFWQKSIHKDDYEKTMIALKEHLSGKTEVFESEYRFKCKNGSFMWIKIRGKLFYDSKKHQSRFTGFHTNINDLVVLQEENQQKERMLYQQSKLASMGEMIGNIAHQWRQPLTVISVIASTISMQLQLNTLDKNATIKDIDKLLGTVDYLSSIIDKFRYFFNPNNEIENFSVCEAIKENLVIFESSYKSNNINLILNLDDIYISGYKFELMQVVINIINNSKDALSEKSIMDKEENYIFMKTDVKDKVLTLSIYDNAGGIDEELAEKIYEPYFTTKHQSQGTGLGLYMSNEIIKKHFNGKLSNKTIEYEYEDKNFKGEEFKIEIPL; translated from the coding sequence ATGACAAATAAAAAATTATCTTTATCTTTATTAAATAGTTTACTACTTTTAGTATTTTTTATTGTATTAAGTATTGCGGTACTTTTTTCTACATATATTAATACTCAAAAAGTAGTAGACAAAAATATTGATGACTACTTCAAACAAACTTACAATATTACTAAACTAATAATTGAGAATGAACAAAATAATCTAGATAATATCGTATCAAAAATATCTAAAGAGTTTGAAAATATCAATGATCTAAATAATCCTGATTCTATTTCTTATAAAATTGAAACCTTATCTTATATAGATAGTATTGATTTACTTTTTTTTAAAAAGAACAATGAAGTTTACGATTATAGTAATTCTTTATTTGATACAGAATCTATAATAGATGAAATTAGAAAGATAAAATCGTCAATTAATCATAAAATTATTAATATAAAAGTTAATAATGAAGACATTGTTTTAATGATAAGTACAAAACAAATCATTGACAATAATACAGGTAGAGTACAAGCTGTAATTTATGCTGCAAAAATATTGAATAATAATTTTGCTTTACTTAATGATATAAAAAGTAAGTCAAAACAGGTTGATATGCATATATTTTTTGATAATAATATTATTGCTTCTACGCAAAAAAATATAGCAATTGATTTAAGTAGGTTTTATCATAATAGTGTTGATATAGGAGATAGAACAATATATTCAAGTATGTGGTATGAAATTTTTGAAAACAAATCTTTAAATATCATATATGTTACTAAAAATAATTCTTTTGATGTTTTAAAAGAATCTTTTCTTCATCAAGCATTTGTTCTTTTACTTTTCCTAATTTTTTGTTTTATACTTTTATATTATTTATCAAACAAGTTTATTATTAAGCCTTTCTCTAAACTTCTTAATTATGCATATAAAGTCAAAGATGATAAAAGTATTAGATATGAAAACACAAAAGTTTTAGAATTTGATAAATTTGCTTATGAATTAAAAGGAATTATCTCAGAACTTAGAGATGTGAAAGAACAATACTCTAGGGCTATTGATGGTGTTCAAGATGGATTATGGGATGTTGACTTAAAAAATAAGAAGATATTTTACTCTCCAAGATTTTTAACAATGTTAGGTTATTCAAGCCATGATATTAAAACTTACAAAAGTTTCTGGCAAAAAAGTATTCATAAAGATGATTATGAAAAAACAATGATTGCTTTAAAAGAACATTTATCTGGTAAAACAGAAGTATTTGAAAGTGAATATAGATTTAAATGTAAAAATGGCTCTTTTATGTGGATTAAAATAAGAGGTAAATTATTTTATGATTCAAAAAAACATCAAAGTAGGTTTACAGGATTCCATACAAATATTAATGATTTAGTTGTACTTCAAGAAGAAAATCAACAAAAAGAAAGAATGTTATATCAACAATCAAAGCTTGCTTCAATGGGAGAAATGATCGGTAATATTGCACATCAATGGAGACAACCTCTAACAGTAATTAGTGTAATCGCATCAACTATTAGTATGCAATTACAACTAAATACTTTAGATAAAAATGCAACTATTAAAGATATAGATAAATTATTAGGAACTGTAGATTATCTATCTTCAATTATTGATAAATTTAGATATTTCTTTAATCCTAATAATGAGATTGAAAACTTTTCTGTTTGTGAAGCTATTAAAGAAAATTTAGTAATTTTTGAATCATCATATAAATCAAACAATATTAATTTAATACTAAATTTAGATGATATTTATATAAGTGGTTATAAATTTGAATTAATGCAAGTTGTAATAAATATAATAAATAATTCAAAAGATGCTTTAAGTGAAAAAAGTATTATGGACAAAGAAGAGAATTATATCTTTATGAAAACAGATGTAAAAGATAAAGTCTTAACGCTAAGTATTTATGATAATGCAGGTGGAATAGATGAAGAGCTTGCAGAAAAGATATATGAACCTTATTTTACAACAAAACATCAAAGCCAAGGTACTGGTTTGGGATTATACATGTCTAATGAAATAATTAAAAAACACTTTAATGGTAAGTTATCAAATAAAACTATAGAGTATGAATATGAAGATAAAAACTTTAAAGGTGAAGAGTTTAAAATAGAGATACCTCTTTAG